One window from the genome of Hydractinia symbiolongicarpus strain clone_291-10 chromosome 1, HSymV2.1, whole genome shotgun sequence encodes:
- the LOC130645037 gene encoding uncharacterized protein LOC130645037: MELLDEIPHWALKLIASVILFILSMIFGAIPLKLSRDENAVGTPLRNLLISLSNCFAGGVFFSTVILDLFPMVKTTMGEALATVNIKTTFPLGDFIIGFGFIMMLIIEQFVHTCFGNTFLSHPGHSHNVDMSDNDENVFSTAEIAPLLSGDRDIHEEPLNVDETTTDGRVSAKKHVSLGDTSILHGNSISYSDEDEDIEHTLEQSQRSQHSVQSYDTFYSQHGTHHRVRKMHRTKSLASMQSVTHSNFRTYVLVFAISLHSLFEGLSVGLTVHMGTLIQILIALLIHKSIIAFSIGVQLVDADLKSLVVLICLVIFASMAPIGVGIGVIVLDYLNNVVKKFSSAVLQGIATGSFLYVTFFEVLPHELNIQDEKKPLKILFVLIGYSLTTAICYYENSSNKVYPTAAPPT, from the coding sequence ATGGAATTGTTAGATGAAATTCCACACTGGGCTCTTAAACTTATTGCTTCAGTTATCCTGTTTATTCTGTCTATGATATTTGGTGCTATTCCATTAAAATTATCCCGTGATGAGAATGCTGTGGGAACTCCACTTCGTAATTTGTTAATCAGTTTGTCAAATTGCTTTGCTGGAGGTGTTTTTTTCAGTACAGTTATATTGGATTTGTTTCCGATGGTAAAAACTACAATGGGTGAGGCTCTTGCAACAGTCAACATTAAAACCACTTTTCCATTGGGTGATTTTATCATTGGTTTTGGATTTATTATGATGCTTATAATAGAGCAGTTTGTTCATACTTGCTTTGGTAACACATTTCTTAGTCATCCTGGACACAGTCATAATGTAGACATGTCTGATAatgatgaaaatgtttttagtacAGCAGAAATTGCACCTTTATTGAGTGGAGACCGAGATATACACGAAGAACCCCTAAATGTTGATGAAACAACTACTGATGGGCGTGTTAGTGCAAAAAAGCATGTTTCTCTTGGAGACACCTCGATCCTGCATGGAAATTCGATTTCGTACTCTGATGAAGATGAAGATATTGAACACACCTTGGAGCAAAGTCAACGATCCCAGCATTCTGTTCAGTCATATGACACATTTTATTCTCAACATGGTACTCATCATCGAGTGAGGAAAATGCACAGAACCAAAAGTCTTGCTTCTATGCAATCAGTAACGCATTCTAATTTCAGGACATATGTTTTAGTTTTTGCAATATCTTTGCATTCATTGTTTGAAGGTCTTTCAGTTGGTTTAACTGTACACATGGGAACATTAATTCAAATATTAATTGCCTTACTTATACATAAAAGTATCATAGCTTTTTCGATTGGTGTTCAGCTGGTTGATGCTGATTTAAAATCACTTGTTGTTCTTATTTGCTTAGTAATATTTGCCTCAATGGCTCCGATTGGCGTTGGAATTGGTGTTATAGTATTGGATTATTTAAATAATGTTGTGAAAAAGTTTTCATCTGCTGTCTTGCAGGGCATTGCTACAGGGTCATTTTTGTATGTAacattttttgaagttttgcCGCATGAACTAAACATTCAAGATgagaaaaaacctttaaaaatccTATTTGTCCTTATTGGATATAGTTTAACAACTGCTATTTGTTATTATGAAAATAGCTCTAATAAAGTCTATCCAACTGCTGCACCGCCAACTTAA
- the LOC130645044 gene encoding betaine--homocysteine S-methyltransferase 1-like → MGKRGLLERLNNGEVVVGDGGFVFALERRGYVKAGPWTPEAVIETPDAVRQLHREFLRAGSNVMQTFTFYASEDKLENRGNLAAKKHGVGAINRAACKLAREVADEGDALVAGGVCQTPAYLSGKGKEAVQAQLRKQLEVFVSENVDFLIAEYYEHIEEMEWAIETLKESGKPICANMCIGPEGDMHGISAGECAVRMAKAGADVVGVNCHFGPFVSLKCMEIMKNSLNEAGLKVHLMCQPLGYCTPDAKKQGFIDLKEFPFALEPRVCTRWDMHRYAREAYKLGVRFIGGCCGFESYHIRAVCEELHEERGFLPEGSQKHDLWGRGLLQHTKPWVRARARKEYWQNIKPASGRPYCAAMSEPDQWGVTAGNELLQQKKEATTDEELKKLIR, encoded by the exons ATGGGCAAG AGAGGTTTATTAGAGCGATTAAACAATGGTGAAGTAGTAGTTGGGGATGGAGGTTTCGTTTTTGCATTGGAGAGAAGAGGGTATGTTAAGGCAGGTCCGTGGACCCCAGAAGCTGTTATTGAAACACCTGATGCAG TTCGTCAACTTCATCGTGAATTTTTAAGAGCAGGATCAAATGTGATGCAGACCTTTACATTTTATGCAAGTGAAGATAAATTAGAAAACAGAGGCAACCTAGCAGCAAAAAAACATGGT gTTGGTGCTATTAACCGTGCTGCTTGTAAATTAGCAAGAGAAGTGGCTGATGAGGGTGATGCCCTGGTAGCAGGTGGTGTGTGCCAGACACCAGCTTATCTGAGTGGGAAGGGGAAAGAAGCTGTACAAGCACAGCTACGAAAACAATTGGAAGTATTTGTTAGTGAAAACGTCGATTTTCTTATTGCAGAG TACTATGAACACATCGAGGAAATGGAATGGGCTATAGAAACTCTTAAAGAATCTGGAAAACCTATATGTGCAAACATGTGCATTGGTCCAGAAGGTGACATGCATGGTATTAGCGCTGGAGAATGTGCTGTAAGAATGGCAAAGGCTGGAGCTGATGTTGTTGGAGTAAACTGTCATTTTGGTCCTTTTGTTTCATTAAAGTGCAtggaaataatgaaaaattcttTGAACGAGGCTGGATTAAAAGTTCATTTGATGTGTCAACCATTGGGTTACTGCACCCCTGATGCTAAAAAACAAGGATTCATTGATTTAAAAGAGTTTCCCTTTG ctttggaaccacgtgtttgcACTCGATGGGACATGCATCGTTATGCTAGAGAAGCCTATAAGTTGGGTGTTCGTTTTATTGGCGGGTGTTGTGGATTTGAATCATATCACATTCGTGCAGTCTGTGAAGAG TTACACGAAGAAAGAGGCTTTTTACCAGAAGGTTCACAAAAGCATGATCTATGGGGGAGAGGCTTGCTACAACATACTAAGCCTTGGGTAAGAGCAAG AGCACGTAAGGAGTATTGGCAAAACATTAAGCCAGCTAGTGGTCGGCCATATTGTGCTGCAATGTCTGAGCCAGACCAGTGGGGCGTAACTGCAGGTAATGAGCTGTTGCAACAGAAAAAAGAAGCTACTACAGACGAagaattaaaaaagttaattcgCTAA